A stretch of the Vitis riparia cultivar Riparia Gloire de Montpellier isolate 1030 chromosome 13, EGFV_Vit.rip_1.0, whole genome shotgun sequence genome encodes the following:
- the LOC117928066 gene encoding uncharacterized protein LOC117928066, whose translation MHGFSTADGFVEITEGLAEMIKYLANEPSVGLFYVQQHTQNAVPNLINLKNNVVEKSHETALHTEDLEDSIIMVNSMKECGLPIADEMIRDIKKSLAIMSTKQPRRGLIRSPYSNFQAGRTSSWGPATWGRSSVFAQQEGERSDGYFSTVIKSAKQKASNFKWPQLDPKELGQTRGKEQDSFPSVPLLVVAASTGSTIPDTEVDELPVSSHTADDLPGEPAPLDGNLPSHNLLSASENYDVFRADRAAKLEEWLEGVDNPDNFGEANGK comes from the coding sequence ATGCATGGGTTCTCCACTGCTGATGGCTTTGTGGAGATAACTGAAGGCTTGGCAGAGATGATAAAGTATTTGGCAAACGAACCCTCAGTAGGACTTTTCTATGTTCAGCAGCACACACAGAATGCAGTGCCCAACCTCATCAATCTCAAGAACAATGTTGTGGAAAAGTCTCATGAAACAGCTTTGCACACTGAAGATTTGGAGGATTCTATTATCATGGTGAATTCAATGAAAGAGTGTGGCTTACCAATTGCAGATGAGATGATAAGAGACATCAAGAAATCTCTAGCTATCATGTCAACGAAACAACCAAGAAGAGGGCTAATCCGAAGCCCTTATTCAAATTTTCAGGCGGGAAGGACTAGTTCTTGGGGTCCAGCCACATGGGGCCGTAGTTCAGTTTTTGCCCAGCAGGAGGGTGAAAGGAGCGATGGTTATTTTTCAACTGTTATAAAATCAGCCAAACAGAAGGCCAGCAATTTTAAATGGCCACAACTTGATCCAAAAGAATTGGGGCAAACCAGGGGTAAGGAACAAGATTCCTTTCCCAGTGTTCCCCTATTAGTTGTGGCTGCCAGCACTGGCTCAACTATACCAGATACTGAAGTTGATGAATTGCCTGTCTCAAGTCACACAGCAGATGACCTACCAGGAGAACCAGCACCTCTTGATGGGAACTTGCCAAGTCATAATTTATTATCAGCTTCCGAAAACTATGATGTTTTCAGGGCTGACAGGGCAGCAAAACTAGAAGAATGGTTGGAAGGAGTTGACAATCCAGATAATTTCGGGGAAGCAAATGGCAAATAA